One Haloferax sp. Atlit-12N DNA window includes the following coding sequences:
- a CDS encoding NYN domain-containing protein yields NIDYSGLLEEAVAERTLVRAIAYVIRADSPEEESFFEALRDIGFDTKIKEIKTFADGSKKADWDLGMSLDAVSLASHVDTVVLCTGDGDFARLCSHLRHEGVRVEAMGFGNSAADELIEAADDFVDLAEEEETFLLQSAHAPSGVASGRPSAA; encoded by the coding sequence AACATCGACTACTCCGGCCTCCTCGAGGAGGCCGTCGCGGAACGGACGCTCGTGCGCGCCATCGCGTACGTCATCCGCGCCGACTCGCCCGAGGAGGAGAGCTTCTTCGAGGCGCTCCGCGACATCGGCTTCGATACGAAGATCAAGGAGATCAAGACGTTCGCCGACGGCTCGAAGAAGGCCGACTGGGACCTCGGGATGAGCCTCGACGCCGTCTCGCTGGCGAGCCACGTCGACACGGTCGTCCTCTGCACCGGCGACGGCGACTTCGCCCGGCTCTGCTCGCACCTCCGCCACGAGGGCGTCCGCGTGGAGGCGATGGGGTTCGGCAACTCGGCCGCCGACGAGCTGATCGAGGCCGCCGACGACTTCGTCGACCTCGCGGAGGAGGAGGAGACGTTCCTGCTGCAGTCGGCGCACGCCCCGTCCGGAGTTGCGAGCGGGCGTCCGAGCGCGGCC